Genomic DNA from Sulfuricurvum sp. IAE1:
CCCGTTTTGTTCGACATAAGGGAGGATAGATTGATCAAACCGCTCCAGGTCGTTGATTTTGGGACCAAGCTGGGGAAGCGCCACATCCAGTTCCTGCGGAAGTGTACAGCAATACGGGGAATCCGAAGGTGCGGGGGGAAGTTCGGTTTTGGCTTTGCTGAGAGGTTTTTCGGGGACCGATTCGGGGGCAATGGTATGGGTACTGCACCCTCCCAGTACGAAAATCATACTGCCGATCCAGAATGTCGATTTCATCGTCTCTCCGCTTTATTCCACCCCTCCGAAACGTCCGACGACTCTGCCGATGATTTCGACTTCGTCACGGCGTGCGACGTAGGTGGGATAGTCTTTGTTATCCGAAATAATATCGAGTTTTCCATCAAGACGAACTTGTATTCTCTTGATAAAAAGGCCGTGTTCGGTGCGAATCGTAAAGATGCCCCCGCGACTGACGTCGGTTTTGGAGCGGTTGATGAAAACGATATCGTTGTAACTGAAAGAGGGTTCCATCGAATCGCCCGTTACGTTGATCGCTTCGATATGACGCAACTCCCCTTCTCCGCCGAGAGACATGACGAAATTTTCTTCCAGCATCAGCGGTTCGAAATCGAGTTCCTCGTTTTCGGCGCCTCCGCCGGC
This window encodes:
- a CDS encoding LexA family transcriptional regulator, with amino-acid sequence MKTFNEIVETIKDIVSSEFPDKKVFDKDIAELLEISQMNFATMKKRNKIPFNELLDFCAKRSIAINWLLYNQSPESLIEPTNRFYMVRYFSSVNASAGGGAENEELDFEPLMLEENFVMSLGGEGELRHIEAINVTGDSMEPSFSYNDIVFINRSKTDVSRGGIFTIRTEHGLFIKRIQVRLDGKLDIISDNKDYPTYVARRDEVEIIGRVVGRFGGVE